In one Bradyrhizobium cosmicum genomic region, the following are encoded:
- a CDS encoding ABC transporter substrate-binding protein, with amino-acid sequence MMKRLIATLVVSTLALTAMARAEDKPAKVTVGYLNLVNAQLVTKHLGLLAKEMPGVDIKYVKVGGGGDMLRAIAGNDVDFGGLGNPPTAIGATRALPIKGILVINLLDYVESLVVRTDKNITSLKDLKGKTVAAPFGSTTHYLLLQALKDEGVDPASLKILDLAPSDIAAAWLRGDIDAAWFWEPNLDKAVKNGGKILITSGEMTKRGYPTWDIGVVMNAFAEKYPSYVEKFIKAECEGIDFWLKNPEKTAEIIAEELSLPLPDATRMMKGTGMVPCSKQLTEEYLGTSAKKGKFVDTLISTADFLVKQERLPRLLPRADFEAFIQPVYLEKVVGR; translated from the coding sequence ATGATGAAGAGATTGATTGCGACCCTTGTTGTTTCCACGCTTGCGCTCACGGCGATGGCGCGTGCCGAGGACAAGCCGGCGAAGGTGACCGTCGGCTATCTGAACCTCGTGAACGCGCAGCTCGTCACCAAGCATCTCGGCCTGCTCGCCAAGGAGATGCCGGGCGTCGACATCAAATATGTCAAGGTCGGTGGCGGCGGCGACATGCTGCGGGCGATCGCCGGCAACGACGTCGACTTCGGCGGCCTCGGCAATCCGCCGACCGCGATCGGCGCGACCCGGGCGCTGCCGATCAAGGGCATTCTGGTGATCAACCTGCTCGACTACGTCGAGTCGCTGGTGGTCCGCACCGACAAGAACATTACGTCTCTCAAAGACCTCAAGGGCAAGACGGTCGCCGCGCCGTTCGGATCGACGACACATTATCTGCTGCTGCAGGCCCTGAAGGACGAGGGCGTCGATCCTGCCTCGCTGAAGATACTGGACCTCGCTCCGTCGGACATCGCGGCGGCATGGCTTCGCGGCGACATCGATGCCGCCTGGTTCTGGGAGCCCAACCTCGACAAGGCCGTCAAGAACGGCGGCAAGATCCTCATTACCTCGGGCGAGATGACCAAGCGCGGCTATCCGACCTGGGATATCGGCGTCGTCATGAACGCGTTCGCGGAGAAATATCCGTCCTATGTCGAGAAGTTTATCAAGGCCGAGTGCGAGGGGATCGATTTCTGGCTGAAGAACCCGGAGAAGACGGCCGAGATCATCGCGGAGGAGCTGTCGCTTCCTCTTCCCGACGCGACACGGATGATGAAGGGCACCGGCATGGTTCCGTGCAGCAAGCAGCTTACGGAGGAATATCTCGGCACATCCGCGAAGAAGGGCAAGTTCGTCGATACGCTGATCTCGACTGCGGACTTCCTGGTGAAGCAGGAGCGGTTGCCGAGGTTGCTGCCGCGCGCCGACTTCGAAGCCTTCATCCAGCCTGTCTATCTGGAGAAAGTGGTCGGCCGTTGA
- a CDS encoding Crp/Fnr family transcriptional regulator: MVERSHAHEVADPGEPCAELRRAGTGRYVLKALDKPDLDLVMRTGRLATYQNREYLLREGEPADGIHIILNGVVESTHAGTQGRELMLATWEAGDFVGAPYILGDHRHSWSARALGRVEALHLDQDAIRTLIAQSPSFAVALIECLGFKGETYSMLAQTLAGQKAAERLVLLLVKLCENAAQDESGPISLGRVTQANLARMIGATRQSISLILNRLQDDGIIATGPTKMVVNDLTALRRQVTD, encoded by the coding sequence ATGGTGGAGCGCAGTCATGCGCATGAGGTGGCCGATCCAGGTGAGCCGTGCGCCGAGCTGCGAAGGGCCGGGACCGGACGTTACGTGCTGAAGGCGCTGGACAAGCCCGATCTGGACCTGGTGATGCGCACCGGCAGGCTGGCCACCTACCAGAACCGCGAATATCTATTGCGGGAAGGCGAGCCCGCGGACGGCATCCACATCATCCTGAACGGGGTCGTCGAAAGCACCCATGCGGGCACGCAGGGGCGCGAGCTGATGCTGGCGACCTGGGAGGCCGGCGATTTCGTCGGAGCTCCCTACATTCTCGGCGATCACCGCCACAGCTGGTCGGCCCGCGCGCTTGGGCGCGTCGAGGCCCTGCATCTCGACCAGGATGCGATCCGCACGCTGATCGCGCAGTCGCCGTCGTTTGCGGTCGCACTGATCGAATGCCTGGGCTTCAAGGGCGAGACCTATTCGATGCTGGCGCAGACGCTGGCGGGGCAAAAGGCGGCCGAACGGCTGGTGCTGCTTCTGGTCAAGCTGTGCGAGAACGCGGCGCAGGACGAGAGCGGCCCGATCTCGCTCGGCCGCGTGACGCAGGCCAATCTCGCGCGCATGATCGGCGCGACGCGGCAGTCGATCAGCCTGATCCTCAATCGCCTCCAGGACGACGGCATCATCGCGACCGGTCCGACCAAGATGGTGGTCAACGATCTCACGGCGCTGAGGAGGCAGGTGACGGACTAG
- a CDS encoding amidase family protein, with translation MDISPRHLRAAYRGGVLRPSDVAAHVLSRLNAADQSGVWISTAKPESVIAAARALEARIGEIDALPLYGLVFSVKDCIDVAGEQTTSACPEFAYVAKDTSPVVADAIAAGAIYVGKTNMDQFATGLVGVRSPYGIARNPHNPDYIPGGSSSGAAVSVATGTSSFAFGTDTGGSGRVPASYCGVTGFKPAPGAFSQRGMVYACRSFDTISLYTQQPDDAYDIYRVLARHDPEDCFSPVDFAGWTEQASPARPLKIATPLLDQLKFFGNVETERLFGDALHRLRRLDLPVTPVDFSPFTSINDLMFFGPFLAERDVSVGAFLDANPDAGVRIVRNLVIGSRKFTAADTYRALYEVKDVQRSLRAFWERHDALVVPTVGTILSIADVARDPLTANFNNGYYTNYANPLGLAAIAVPNAVTGAGVPYGVTFLAPAGRERLLTDLACAFTGAAARP, from the coding sequence ATGGATATCTCCCCCCGGCACCTTCGTGCCGCCTACCGCGGTGGCGTGCTCAGGCCATCCGACGTGGCTGCGCATGTGTTGTCCCGCCTGAACGCCGCCGACCAGAGCGGCGTCTGGATCTCGACGGCGAAACCCGAGAGCGTCATCGCCGCCGCCCGCGCGCTCGAGGCGCGGATCGGCGAGATCGACGCGCTGCCGCTCTATGGCCTCGTGTTCTCGGTCAAGGACTGCATCGACGTCGCGGGCGAGCAGACCACGTCGGCCTGTCCGGAATTTGCCTATGTCGCAAAGGATACGAGTCCCGTGGTGGCCGACGCCATCGCCGCCGGCGCGATCTATGTCGGCAAGACCAACATGGACCAGTTCGCGACCGGGCTCGTCGGTGTGCGCTCGCCCTACGGCATCGCGCGCAACCCGCACAATCCCGATTATATTCCCGGCGGCTCCAGCTCAGGCGCGGCGGTGTCGGTCGCGACCGGGACGTCGTCCTTTGCGTTCGGCACCGACACCGGCGGATCGGGCAGGGTGCCGGCGTCCTATTGCGGCGTCACCGGGTTCAAGCCCGCGCCCGGGGCCTTCAGCCAGCGCGGCATGGTCTATGCGTGCCGGAGCTTCGATACCATATCGCTCTATACGCAGCAGCCGGACGATGCCTACGACATCTATCGCGTGCTGGCGCGGCACGATCCAGAGGACTGCTTTTCGCCGGTCGATTTTGCCGGCTGGACGGAGCAGGCGTCGCCGGCGCGCCCGCTGAAGATCGCGACGCCGCTCCTCGATCAGCTCAAATTCTTCGGCAACGTAGAGACGGAGCGGCTGTTCGGCGATGCGCTTCACAGGCTGCGTCGGCTCGATCTGCCGGTCACGCCGGTCGATTTCTCGCCGTTCACCTCGATCAACGATCTGATGTTCTTCGGGCCGTTCCTGGCCGAGCGGGATGTCTCGGTCGGCGCCTTCCTCGATGCCAATCCCGATGCCGGCGTCAGGATCGTGCGCAATCTCGTCATTGGCAGCCGGAAGTTCACGGCCGCTGATACCTACCGCGCTCTTTATGAGGTGAAGGACGTCCAGCGTTCGCTTCGCGCGTTCTGGGAGAGGCACGACGCGCTGGTTGTTCCGACGGTCGGCACCATCCTCAGCATCGCTGATGTTGCGCGTGATCCGCTGACGGCGAATTTCAACAACGGCTACTATACCAACTACGCCAATCCGCTCGGGCTCGCCGCCATCGCGGTGCCGAATGCGGTGACCGGGGCCGGCGTGCCCTACGGCGTCACCTTTCTGGCGCCGGCCGGGCGGGAGCGCCTGCTCACCGACCTGGCCTGCGCATTCACAGGAGCGGCGGCCCGGCCTTGA